The segment TACTAGTACCCTCTTTTGTAActtttgcccccccccccccccccatgccCTTGTTGAGGATCATCTTCTCTTTGAGCCCATTCGAATTAAACAGTATGATAAGGGTTATAGGTGGAGATAGGGCATGCATGTTGAGATGTACTGTATCCAACATTTCCTTGACAACTTAACAAATTTTCTTTGAACCTGTTGGTGCACAAAACTCAATATGACATGAAAGCAAATGGTCTCAGCCGGGGGACTTGTTGGtgcatatttattttgtagGTGGCACTTCAAATTCAATACGTGGGGCGGAAAACTCTAACCTTGTAATGGTCGCTTTCCTCGTTAATTTTGGTAGATGTACAGAGAGAGCCAATTAAAATGTCCTAGGCTCCGTTTGACATTAAAAGCATTTCTAGGATCCATGACAACAAAATCGTACTATGATTAGTAAAGATTCGACTACATTCCACGGCACAGCGCAGCCCAGCACAACAACCACAGACTGACCCCTGATGTGATTGCCACCAAAGGCATGCATTGCGAACAGTTTCCGAGCATGCAGCTTATTAGACATTCTGAGATTTGAGAGTCATGCATTGAAGTAGTAACTGGTAATACAAGATTTTTGGTTTCCACTCGATCTGCAGACATTTACACCTGGAGACATTTCTGGAGGTTGATCATATCATATCTTTTAATCCCCTGCAACATGCAAACGCTCATATATTCACTTCAATCTACCGCGCCTGATGCATACGTATCCTCTAGATCGCTCCAACTTTTTGATGGTGATATGCTCTGGTCAATCATAGAAATAATTGTATCATGTATATATTTATGTAGttctaaataatatattattttaagaataacaattatttatattaattaGCAAGTATATGATTTATTCGtgaaactctttttttttatcattatgTTATTCTAAGTTGATATTTGGTTATATATCATTGTAATGATTtataagaccagcacatatattgattgatgatcatatttttaTGAAGCATAGGTAtaaagatatcaaatcaataatatgaacatttatattacaaaacatgatgttggatagacccacatTGATATGCTcataggattgttatttatgatgtgctatCAATTGTTATTTTAAATAGTATActtgcaggatccttagatttgagatCATCATTAATTCgtagaatgtgtagtaacataCTTTGGGTTGCCGAACACTACACTATAACtggatagtcataaaggtaaTTTTTAGATTTGTCATAAAAGATGTTATGGGGTGTGAGTGACCAAGATGAAATTTATCCCTCCTtaataatgggagagatatctctaggccccttaATGTCTCTTGGATAAGgaagtgcatgaccatgccaatatgGTTAAAGAGTTAATTATGGTTTTGATAATCCACGACACGATTgggtgaatggtcgagctatcacaaaggataacacgtatctcgccttgagcttgactgatatTGTGATGCAAAGGGATtagtgtatgtgtatatcaagattcagTCGATATGATATTTGTGTATACTAGAAAGTCAATATGTCCTGATAGGGACCGCTAATGATTTCGGTTCGAAAAGGATTTTCAAGTCGTAGCTGATTGTACATGaatctaacgggtcacacacttaatgggttggaacgaAACATATGGATTGGATTCGTATAtaggtttgattggattgtggtCCATGAGGAGTTAGAGTTTTAAAGGGCTTCTAACGTGGGAGCtaattagcgagctctatataaggacaAGCCTGAGGGCAAACGGTCATTGTGACTTTGGAAAAATCGTAGCCACAACATTTCACCTGATCtccagaaaccctagccgcgcgtgcggtgctagcacaccgacgTATGGCAATCCTGCCcaatacgtgtggataccatagaggcactGCTACTATTGCAACGCTAATATCCTCGGCATGAAATTCGTCTGGTCGCTCAAAGGTGTTCATGctcggagctagtcgaggagCGCGACTAGGATCTGGTCGTGATCGGAGCTGGTCCCTTGAAGGTGGTCGTGCTCAGAGCTGGATGAGGAGCATGACTActgctcggagctggtcaaGGATAGCTATGTACCCACTTAGAGCTGGTCGGTGAAGCTGCCTCCTCTCTTTGACGCACATGACGTTGGATcaatctactccaactctttttTCGTTGTGCTGCACGTCAattggtaacgatctatgatcttcAACTAGCATAATTTTCTGGTTGAATGTGGTagtcaaaaattattttatgctagcgtagcTTAATTTAGCTATCCATCTACCCATCGATTCCATCATATATGTTGATTCTTTCTACTTATCTATTCAGCATAAATCTACTAATAAGTTATATGTACCCAAAGCGGAATTTTCGCACTCGAACTTTCACTCTCTTCGCAGCTTGGCGTttggctgcatgcatgcatgacgaGACCAGCAGCATGCAGGGCCAGAATAGCATGCAGAGTCTACATGCGTCGGTGACGCCGGCGCGTGGGCCCCTGcctgcatgtatgcatggggcCCTGGCCCTGGCCTTGTCTCTGCGTGCGTGTCGTGCTAGAGCTACCTACTACAGCGAGAAAGTAGGAGCATGGTTGCACGAGCATGACGAGACAGGTGCCTGCGCGATCTTGTTACCCCTTCCAAGCTTCTAGGCCTTCTGGTTCGAAACCAAACCTCTTAGGTGTTTGGTTCTTAGCTAATCGCAGCTTAGACATGTCAAACTTTTTCTTAGATGGAACCCACGTGTCATAGAGATATAGAGTTGTGGCAAGATTGCCTTGGTCATTCATGTTGTGGCGCTGTTTCTATCGGCCACAACTTATCGAGTTAGACAAATATGTTTTGCAAGTTAGGTTGAAACAAAACAGTGCGACATATATGCGTATAGGTAGAGACATTCCCATGTCGATACTAGATGTTTAAATGGTGTTATTTATTTATCTTGCGTCCCAAACGAAACCTTAATTAGTTGGTTCTACAAAATGTCAATCAGCCTCCACCCATATTTTGTGCTGGTTAGTTAACTGAATTGACCACCATGAcgcacataattttttttatttttcaaaatggacgtttatttttgtaattttttatttaagaaatataaaattaaaaagttCACACATGCATGTACTCATGTATAGTACACGTATAACTAGCTGTTGAAATAGTGGATATCTATCTGCTCACCAGCTATTCAAAACAAGAGAATGATAAGGGGACATATTGTGCTTTCAGCCTGCTTGCATGGTATAATCTCCAACAACCCCTCCACAGTCCCTCAATAAAGCGCACAGTCCACTACTCACACACAGGCATGCAGAGTAGTCTTCTCCCTCGTGCCAGGACAGATGAACCCAGTGGCATGCATGAACCAAAAACAATGTATTACTATTGAGAATCACTAATTTGCATAGATCACCAAATTGTTCCTATAacaatacatatacatgtgGTTGGTTGGTTGCCCCaggcatgagagagagagagagagagagagagagagagagagagagagagagagagagagagagagagagagaagtggcCTTAAGCTCAGCTCCTCGTTTTTATATAAAGCGGCTCCAAATACTCCACCATCCCTTCGCACAACACTCGTACACACGAGAGCAACCCTCTCTCTGACTTTCTCACTCTACACAAACACAGAAGAACCAACAAGGGAAGAAAAGAAGCAGCAGGAAGTAGGCCGACATGATGCACCGGCTCATCGGAGAAGCTAGGTACTTATGTCCCTAGCTTGGCTATATGCAGTACCTACCATTTGTGATGTTTTTGCCATGTCGGATCTCATCCAGTTTCACTATGATAGCTAGGCTCAGTTCTTCTCCAAActattttgtatatttttgGGGTAGAATCTCTTTCGGGACCTTTTGCACATTTTTCCCTCTCAACAAGACGAGATTGCACACTCTTTAATCAATAACCATGTGGCATACTTGTTGCACATATATATCATGCATGGGATTTTCCGTCTGATTTATCATGCTAAAGTAGTGCCTTGCTCTTCATCAATTCTTGGCTTCCAGGAGAAGGGCGGCCTCGGGGATGGTCGGCGGCGAGCGGTGGCTGTCGGCGGCGGCGAAAGGAAGGTAAGAGGACGAGGAACTATAGCACCTTCATAGTTAAAGTAAAAATGATGCAGAAACTTTGGTGTTATCTGCTGTTCTAAGAGATCTCTCCAGGGTGTTAGATCCCAGAACTGTAGTATTAGTGCAGCAGCTACTGTTGTGTCATGTGACTGATCCTAGAgttagagagaggagagagacgaggtgggggggggggggagaggtgCTGGGTTTGTGTGGGCCCGCGTGTACGTTTGCTTGTGAGTTGGAAGCACGGCAGCTTGCAAGAACAGAACACTGCTGTTTCCAAAGGGCAGGGCCAGCCACGGTGATGCATGTCAGAGCCTTTCGCCAATAGGGATTCCATTGCCGACGCACATGTCTCACTGTGACCTTTGCAGTTTTCCCATGTGTTTCTTGGCTCTTCTCAACTTACACCTTTCAAACTCCATCCCAGTTCTTGCTCAAGGTAATGCAAGATttgtttcacaaaaaaaaaaaaaaaaacgaaatacAAATACAAGTTCCTCTTTTCTGCAcgcattatattttttaattttattttgtggAGTATATGCTTTTCTTTACCTAGACTTTGGATTTTTTATCAATATGTTTTTGATGCGGACCcttgttctttcttttattGTAGAACTTGCTGATTTCCTTGGCTGTTTTTAGCTCACATCTTATATATTTCCATCTCAATTCTCATAAGAACGTGTGAGTTCCCCTTTGAGCAGGTTGCTTTGAACTAGTACAAATTTCCGTTTCCAAACATTTTTAATCAAGCCCCAAAAAACCTCGCTCATTTCACCCTCAATTAAATATTACATCCATTCTTCTTTATTTGTCCTTTTAGAATCTATACCgtcaaacttttaaaagttTAACCACTAATATGCTTGAAACTACCAAGAATggctatataaaaattatttaacTAGACTTGTCTTTAGAAATGCTTTCGTAAAAGTATAATTGTATTAATATATATTGATACAATGTTAGTATAATTTTATTGGTAAAAGTTTCCGTTTTCAAACTTTTTTAATGAAGCCCCAAAAACCTCGCATATTTCACTCACAGTTAAAAAGTTCTGACACAAAAAATACTTGTTAATTTTGTGCAGGCTTGAGGGGGAAATTGCACTAATTACCGGAGGAGCAAGTGGGCTAGGTAAGGCGACGGCCCACGAATTCATCCAGGAGGGCGCGCAGGCCGTAATCATCGCAGATATCAACTCCAATCTGGGCCCCCAAACAGCCCACGAGCTGGGCCGAAAGGCCCACTTCATCCACTGCGACGTCACCGTGGAGGAGAGCGTCGCCGCGGCCGTGGACGCCACCGTAGCGCGGCACGGCAGGATAGACATCATGCTCAACAGCGCCGGCGTCGTGGGCCCGCTGTCCTCCGTCACGTCGGAGTTGGCCCGCCTGGACCTTGCCCTGTTCGACGCCGTCATGTGCGTGAACGTACGCGGTACGCTCGCCGGCATCAAGCACGCGACGCGCGTGATGGCGCCCCCAGAGGGCGCCGGCGGCGGATCCATCCTCTGCATGGCGAGCATCAGCGGTGTCCTCGGCGGCCTCGGAACGTACCCGTACTCGGTGTCGAAGTTCGCCATCGCGGGTATCGTCAAGGCCGCGGCCGCCGAGCTGTCGCGCCACGGCGTCCGCGTCAACTGCATCTCGCCGTACGCGGTGCCGACGCCGATGGTGGTGGATCAGTTCTCGGAGATGCTCGGTGGCGCCGCCGACGAGGCTCAGGTGGCGGCCGTCATCAGGGGGCTAGGGGAGCTCAAGGGCGCGACGTGCGAGGCGGTCGATGTCGCCAGGGCCGCCGTGTTCCTCGCCTCGGACGACGCCAAGTACGTGTCTGGGCACAACCTGGTGGTGGACGGCGGGTTCACGAGCTACAAGCGCATGAACCTGCCGCTCCCTACTAAGCCACAGGAGTGACTGGCCGCAGCTGAGCCTGATGTGTTTGTGTGCTTGCTGTTCATGTTTGTTTGTACAGAACTACTGCACCTAACCATGAAGAAGATTGGAtcggaggaagaaagagaatGTGTGCGATTTGTTTTTCTGAAACGAACAAATGTGTGTGATTTGTTGTAATCTTGGTGTAGAGAGTTTGTGAATTCAGTAGGAAAGGATGTGGCTTTGCACTTTCCTGCTTTCTTAGTGTTGTGACTCGTGAATCTTCAAACATACTAGATGTCTGAATTCAGTAAGAAAGACCATGGTGCTTTTAGTTTGGCAACATGGGTTCAATTTTAAGTTGAGACTAAATTTGCTTGCAGTATTCATGTCGATCTGATCCTGCAATGACTCAAGCTATATGTGGATTTCCGATTACATGCAAAGCTGCAACTATAGCGTAATAGCCATGTGGTGATTATATAAACTAGGTTTCTACATATGCCACCAGCTACGAGCGAGACATAAAAGTTCCGTTGTTCCACCTAGAGCTTGCCTAAATGAGCCGTCTCGAAGCTCATTACTGTAGATATGATCTAAGTATGATATGATCTGATACTAATTGTGCCCAGGCTGGCACGACCTGATGTATCGGGCTGTGCTTAGTCcgcgagtttttttatttttattttttgaaaataaaaaattgtaaaactatgtattagtttaaaaaaattacaaaaataggttATCATTGTCCGTTGAAAAGGTAATAATAAGGTGTCATCCTTTTAACGGATGatagattttaaaaataaagatatcacATTTTTAACGGGcaacatgttaaaaaatataaaaaacattatattctattgctctcaaaattcaaaatgctatcgaaatagtcataaatatttttgaaaagaaATTATGTTGTAGAGATACTGAGATCTACATCtagaaaaatagaataaaaatatgatttgtttaataaaaacaaaaaatataaattttattgtgttttgaattttaagagtagtagaacaaaatatttttttgattttttaacctGTCGTCCGTTGAAACTTGAAAGGAtgacatctttattttttaaaacctatttCCCATTGAAACGCCTAGTAgcctattttgtaatttttttcaaacggacatctaattttataattttttgatttttgaaatataaaaaaattgagagCCTGCACGAGCACAGCCCGATAGAGCAGGCCCAGCCTAAGCCCAGGACGACATGGGGCCCTGTCAGCCTTCCCACATTAGATTATAGCATCGAAGCATTTTTGCAGAggtgactgcaagtgttgaagaattaagaacaactcatcggaaggtctaGTGCTTTCAAGATGAATCCACctgagcattttacacagagatgcTGTAAAGGCTCtattggctcaagataactcaccggaaggtccggtgatggatttgaaggtacgCCAGAGTgtccggtattcacagaggaattaagtggagtttcaacggctagcttctgaggttgtactcaccggatgatccgatgttagtaccattgttctcaccggatcatcctgtgttaaaatattttctaagaCGTTgtaaaaatggctagttggcgggtttaagGCTACAAATACCTCTCTACTTAGTTATttaaaggtgtggcatgctgctagagtacAGGGaatctcatagacacttgagaacacatccaagccactaaagtacttaaagtgatcatctaaggtaattaagcacaagattagtgtgtgattagtgcttataggcctagagagtgagttgtagctaggtgctgaaacttgaagaatggatcaataagtgatcatagcttgtaccgagaggtatgcTAACATCTTGGAGTTTTAGTGACTCACCGGCATCTTGGGccatggtggctcaagcttgttgacccttcgacttggtgtggagtggcggtaAGGCACGTGTACAGGGACATAGAGACCCTCGTCTTGGTGGCTGaaactccaaagtgatcatTATGGTAAGTGACAAGGAAGAGAGGCTAGtcgtgagaccttaccttggtggcttggtggcttatccagcttgagaccttgccttggtggcttgatggctcaagagtcatgattaggtgccgaccgggagcatatccttggtggagctccaacgtgaattaggggtgacattcatgccatcgacattacgagataaaaatcccttgtagtGAGTTTgtatctctaccttatttacgtttccgcttgcaatttaccttgttagagtaggttacaatcctcttgagcgatagagtagacacattagataaacctatatatccttggtggagctccaacgtgaactaggggtgatattcatgccatcaataccacgggataaaaatcccttatgtcgagtttgtgtctctaccttatttaccttttcgtatttacatacttacaatttaccttgctagagtaggttacaatcctcttgagcggtagagtagacacactagataaacctagatattcttggtggagctccaacgtgaactaggggtgacattcatgccatcgataccacaggataaaaatcccttatatcGAGTTTGTGTCTCTACcatatttacgtttccgtatttacatacttgcaatttaccttgctagagtaggttacaattctcttggtagagtagacacactagataaacttagaacacatttagatagaaactaagatatgtttatcttgtgaagtttttagagctattagtttctaagtatcctaatttatcccttcttaggatgtcaccgttcctcacaccaCCGTCGCCACAATACGCCCTTGTTACCATCTGCCTGATCCTCTTCACTGTTCGGCACCAGAACATCTACTGCTTCAATTGGCAAGTCTTTTTCTAATGGACGTCTGATAATAGCACTAACAACAGAACCACTGGAGGCAGCCGATTCAGCAATGCCGTCAACTCCAACCACACATTGTGATCCTTCTGCTTCGCCATCCTGGCACTCTATCGACGTTTCATGGTGTACTATTTTGCCTCCGACAATAGGACGCGACATTGCTCCTGCTTCAGCACCCACTGCACCATTGTCCCCGAGTGCCTAGCCTACTCCTTCCCATCATATGGTGACTCGAGCGCGTGCTGGTATCCAAAAACCAAACCCCAAATGCGCCAATGTCGCCATCTCTGCTGTGGATGTCTCTCCAATTCCAAAGTCAGTGCACTCCACTCTTCGCGACCCGAATTAGCTCGAAGGAATGTGATATGAATTTGAAGCACTACAAGCCAATTGCACTTGGCGCCTGGTACCTCGTCTACCCGATGCACACATGGTGTCTGGCAAATGAGTTTTTTGTCACAAGCTCAGGACAAATGACACATTGGAGCAGTACATGGCACACTGGGTGGTCTGGGGTTTTTTTGTAGCCCCCTGATATCGACTTCGGTGAGACTTTTAGTTTGGTCATTAAGCTGGATACAATTCGCACGGTGCTCTTTATTATTACTTCTTGGCATTGGCCTACTCATAAGCTAGATGTATCGAACACTTTCCACCACGGTCATCTGCGTGAACAAGTTTACTGTTAGTAACCTACCAGTTTCATCGATAGCAAGCGACCCAATGACGTGTGCCTCCTATCCAAGTCGTTGTATGGCCTGAAACAGACTCCACGTGCTTGGTATATGTGGTTCATGGAGTTGTTATCTTGATTAGCTTCTCCTCAGCTCGCTCAGACACATCACTGTTCGTCCAACAGCATGGTGCCAAGATGGCTATCCTGCTCCTCTTCGTGGATGACATGATCCTCACTACCTCGACAAAAGCTCTCCTTCTCTGCATAGTGGATCGCCTGCAAGCAGAATTCGcaatgaaggatttgggtacCTTGCACTACATTCTCGGCGTTCAAGTCACCTGTTCCGCTGCTGGCTTCTTCTTGTCCTAGGCAAAATATGCCGAAGGCTTGCTGGAGTGCGCCAGGATGGCCAACTACAAGGCAGTCTTGACTCCCGTGGATAATAAACAGAAGCTATCCAGTTCAAGTGGCTCTCCCCTGATGGACGCTTCTTTCTACCGAAGCCTAGTTGGTGCTCTACAATACCTGACCCTTATTCGGAGGGATATTGCCTACACCGTCCTGTAAGCATGCCTTCATATGCACGATCCGCGTGACATCCACATGAATTTGGTGAAACGGATCCTTCGGTACATCAAAGGGACAAGTGAGCTTAGTCTCACCATTTCGGCTAGCTCTGAGCTCCAGCTAACTGCCTACTCGGATACAAATTGGGTAGGGTGCCCTGACACATAACGATTGACATTAGGCTATTGCATCTTCCTCCGCAACACTCTAGTGTCTTGGTCATCCAAGTGACAAGCCACGGTATCGCGTTCTAGTGCTGAATTTGAATATCATGCTATCGCAAATGGCATCGCAAAGTGCATCTGGCGTTGTCACCTGCTTGCGGAGCTTCACTGCAAATTGGGGAAGGCAACAATCGTTTATTGCGATAATATATCGTCTATCTACATGGCTACAAATCATGTTCATTATCGACGAACCAAACATATCAAACTCTATATCCATTTCGTTTGGGAGAAAGTGGCTCTGAGGGACATTCGTATTCTCCATGTTCCTACTGATGGCTCTGAGGGACATTCGTATTCTCCATGTTCCTACTGAACAACAGCTTGCAGACGTTATGACGAAGGGGCTGCTGTCGTCAGTCTTTCAGAGCTTTTGTTCTAGCCTCTGCGTCGGCTATGGCAACGCTTTGGCTGCCtaagggtgggggggggggggggttgcgaGATACTCGCCTGCGCTTTGCTCAATCAACAACGGCCTGCGCTTCGCTCGTCATGCCTGTAGCTGCTCACATCGCACGGCCACGGCCGCTCACCCTCAACTGACAGCCTTAGGAATAGCCTTGACAGTTAGCACTTTGACTGCTCTTGTATGTGCATAAATACCAATATACATCCATGGAATTGCTGTGTTGAGCCTAATCCTCGTACAGATACCATTAATTTTTGTCTTTCAATAGTACGACTATATATAGGAAGCTTTTCATTTGTTTATCAATCTAGACAGAAATATATGGGCACATGGCAAATCATAATCTGTACGACTGTACCTAGGTGTATATGCATGCATCTACATGTTGGTTTTCTACACGTTTGCACTTCTCAAAGTTCACCAAAAAAACAATCGTTGTACAAAACCAAAACGAACATATAGTTGTACATACGTGCATAAAATTATCTTCCAGAAAGCAGAAACATGAATGCACAGGATATGATCTGACACACCATATAAGTTTCCATCTGTAATTTTTTTCCAGCAATTATTTGTTTTGAACATCTTAATTCAGCTGAAAAACCAGAATAACAGCAATTTTTCAGAACTGGGGAGCCCATAACAATCAGATGATCATCTCATACTCATTATTGGAGGAACACTAGATGTTGTCGCAGTAAAGAACCTTTCCATGGCTAGGTCCCTGTGAAGAAAGATTCCAGTTCCCGTGGCTTCGTACAACTGCTCAGGGCTCAGGAGCATGCGATTGTGGATGACACGGGCTCGAAGCTGAACTTGGAGCTCCACGCGTAGTCGAACTTGACGGCGTGTTCGGAGCCCATGCCGACGGGGCGGCCGCCGTTGAGGGTGCAGAGCTTGCCGTCGCCGTCGGGCTGGAGGACGAAGGGGTCGACATGCAGGGAGGAGTTGAACCCACTGCACGCCAGCTTGACGTCGGCCTGCGTGCAGATGCACCGGTTCTCCACCGCCACCGAGTACTCCGGGTAGCCGTTGACCTGCTTCCCCGGCAAGACAGTTTGGGTGACGGCGAGGTCTGACAGCTTACAGTACTCTGCATTTCCTGCTcacagaaaaagaagaaaaaagtgtTCATGAgtggatgaaaaaaaatagagaaagaaaaagaggtcGGATTCCGCGGACGAAATTGATTTGATTGTCAGTTCTGTACATTGGGCATACATGTTTGATCGATATAGatatttatgtaaatatttttaGTTTCTAACAGAACATGGTTTTGAAATTGATTATACGGAAGGCGGAAGCTATACCTCTGCTGCAGTGGCATAGGAGCAGCAAGAACGCGACGATCTTCAACTTGGCCTCCATTTCTTGCTTCTCCTCTACTGTATTTTCTCTACAAATTCGTGACGCGCAGTCTGCACTAATCTGTGCTTATTCACAGCTCGTCATCTTAGCCAGCTATATATAGAGCAATTGCCGGCTTgaggatatttatttttggaatACACTACGATATCTTTGTGCATGCATGGATTACGCAATCATATATTCATATGCTATCCCTAATTTATTGTGGATTGAATGTATAAAAATCTTCAACTATTTCTTTCTCAATTAAGGGAGGAGGATACGTCCAGTTTATCATTGGTTTCCATTTACAACTTACTATTTATTTCTCAATTAAGGGTGGATACGTCCAATTTATCATTGGTTTCCGTTTacaacttttctttttgagaaatAAGTTATTTTTCTACATTAAATTAAGGGAGATGTTAATCGCCTGTTTTTTCAATCTTTACTGTCAACAACCGTCAACTATCCGATTTCCATCCAACGCCCCTCCTCGTCTGTGTCCAAATCAAGAGAGTGCATGTGGTTTAGTCTGATATTGCTAGTAAAATACGATGTGCATCAACTTATAACGTGGGGCTCTCTCTATTGCTTGAATTTGAGAAACAAGGTAACAGATAAAGGAAATATTAGCTATACACGTGCGTGCGTATTTGTGTTATTTCTCATGAAAATCAGCGTGGTGAGGCAGTGCACCAAGTAACCCATGTCAACTATATCTTTTTGCCACCCGTGTATTTTTGTGTGTCTCTCTCCATTTGAAACATTTTGAGATGATCAATACACAATCGATAGTCTCAGGTTAATTGGTCAGATATGGAAATAATGCTGCAAATTAGTGGGCGTGATGGAAATATTGCAAATTAGTGCACCAGGACAGAGAGTCAGTGGTAATTATGATCATACGATCCTACAAGATTGTGACACTAACCTATCCTAAACAATTCTATGGGATCTATTATTCTTACTTTAGAATTATGATCCTGTGAATTTTTTATCCACATGATGAT is part of the Phragmites australis chromosome 12, lpPhrAust1.1, whole genome shotgun sequence genome and harbors:
- the LOC133887146 gene encoding momilactone A synthase-like; the protein is MMHRLIGEARRRAASGMVGGERWLSAAAKGRLEGEIALITGGASGLGKATAHEFIQEGAQAVIIADINSNLGPQTAHELGRKAHFIHCDVTVEESVAAAVDATVARHGRIDIMLNSAGVVGPLSSVTSELARLDLALFDAVMCVNVRGTLAGIKHATRVMAPPEGAGGGSILCMASISGVLGGLGTYPYSVSKFAIAGIVKAAAAELSRHGVRVNCISPYAVPTPMVVDQFSEMLGGAADEAQVAAVIRGLGELKGATCEAVDVARAAVFLASDDAKYVSGHNLVVDGGFTSYKRMNLPLPTKPQE
- the LOC133886402 gene encoding uncharacterized protein At1g05835-like: MEAKLKIVAFLLLLCHCSRGNAEYCKLSDLAVTQTVLPGKQVNGYPEYSVAVENRCICTQADVKLACSGFNSSLHVDPFVLQPDGDGKLCTLNGGRPVGMGSEHAVKFDYAWSSKFSFEPVSSTIACS